A DNA window from Coffea arabica cultivar ET-39 chromosome 6c, Coffea Arabica ET-39 HiFi, whole genome shotgun sequence contains the following coding sequences:
- the LOC113693854 gene encoding UDP-glycosyltransferase 86A1 — protein MGEIHPKPHALLLPYPLQGHVIPFIHLATKLASNGFIITFVITESIHHQITTSKNQTNHYKEGGINIFAEARKSGLDIRYATVSDGFPLGFDRSLNHDQFFEGIVHVFSAHVDEIVGKLVQSDPPVNCLVIDTFYVFASPIARKYNLVNISFWTEPALVFSLYYHMDLLRINGHYDNYDKREDIITYIPGVESIKPTDLTSYLQTDPTTVVHRLITKAFVDIRNSDFVISNTIDELEPQTISVLQENQPFYSIGPILPTGLTKSSVPVSMWSESDCGPWLDTKPKGSVLYISFGSYAHTSKHNIVEIAHGLLLSEVNFVWVLRPDIISSEETDYLPTGYDRLIEYSGMIVPWCSQADVLSHPAVGGFLTHCGWNSILESIWSGVPMICYPLLTDQFTNRKLVVDDWKIGVNLHDKRSVTREEVAENIGCVMSGKSSDRFKQEIKKVKKTLDNALARGGSSQKNLNQFTMDVKKKIRKNQ, from the exons ATGGGAGAGATTCATCCCAAACCACATGCCCTCTTGTTACCTTACCCTCTCCAAGGCCATGTCATACCTTTCATTCACCTAGCCACAAAACTTGCATCAAATGGCTTCATCATCACCTTTGTTATTACAGAATCGATACACCACCAAATAACAACATCCAAAAACCAAACCAACCACTACAAAGAAGGCGGCATCAACATCTTCGCCGAAGCACGAAAATCAGGGCTGGACATAAGATATGCAACTGTGAGTGATGGATTTCCACTTGGATTTGATAGATCACTCAACCATGATCAGTTCTTTGAAGGGATTGTTCATGTTTTCTCAGCTCATGtcgatgaaattgtggggaagtTGGTTCAGTCTGACCCTCCAGTTAATTGTCTGGTTATTGATACTTTTTACGTATTTGCATCACCAATTGCCAGGAAGTATAACCTTGTGAACATTTCTTTCTGGACTGAACCAGCTCTAGTTTTCAGTCTCTATTATCACATGGACCTATTGAGGATAAATGGTCACTACGATAACTATG ATAAACGAGAGGACATCATCACATACATACCAGGGGTGGAGTCAATAAAGCCAACCGATCTGACATCTTATCTTCAAACTGATCCAACCACAGTGGTGCACCGGTTAATCACCAAAGCATTTGTGGACATTAGAAATTCGGACTTCGTAATATCCAACACTATAGATGAACTCGAACCACAAACAATCTCGGTTCTACAAGAAAATCAACCTTTCTATTCAATCGGACCAATTTTACCCACCGGTTTGACCAAAAGTTCGGTTCCGGTGAGCATGTGGTCCGAGTCGGACTGTGGCCCGTGGCTCGATACAAAGCCTAAGGGCTCGGTTTTGTATATTTCCTTTGGCAGCTATGCTCATACTAGTAAACATAACATTGTGGAGATAGCTCATGGTTTGCTTTTAAGTGAGGTAAATTTTGTTTGGGTTCTTCGGCCTGATATTATAAGCTCAGAGGAAACCGATTATCTTCCAACCGGATATGACCGATTGATAGAATATAGTGGCATGATCGTGCCATGGTGCTCGCAAGCTGATGTGCTTTCTCATCCAGCAGTCGGAGGGTTTTTAACACATTGTGGATGGAACTCTATATTGGAGAGTATATGGTCTGGTGTTCCAATGATTTGCTATCCATTATTGACCGATCAATTCACAAATCGCAAATTAGTGGTGGATGACTGGAAAATTGGGGTTAATTTACACGATAAAAGGTCGGTTACACGCGAAGAGGTTGCTGAGAATATTGGATGTGTGATGAGTGGGAAATCTTCAGATCGATTTAAGCAAGAGATCAAGAAAGTTAAGAAGACATTGGACAATGCATTAGCAAGGGGTGGTTCGTCACAGAAAAATCTGAACCAGTTTACTATGgatgtgaaaaagaaaattcgaaaGAATCAATAG